One window of the Archangium primigenium genome contains the following:
- a CDS encoding MarR family winged helix-turn-helix transcriptional regulator → MSETSDLNKDKKAPLGEVLEFMRLLWAVDHGLQSTSKRMESTLGLTGPQRLVLRLVGRFPGITAGRLAGIMHVHPSTLTGVLKRMEKRGLLERKSDPLDGRKALFALTDQGRSMDVPAGGTVESAVERVLTRLARPQLQAAQEALTALAEELGAADATTEYAQATASLGKDEAAKDEHGADGTPR, encoded by the coding sequence ATGAGCGAAACTTCCGACCTGAATAAGGACAAGAAGGCGCCGCTGGGCGAGGTGCTGGAGTTCATGCGCCTGCTCTGGGCGGTGGACCATGGACTGCAGTCCACGTCCAAGCGCATGGAGTCCACCCTCGGCCTGACGGGGCCCCAACGGTTGGTGCTGCGACTGGTGGGCCGCTTCCCGGGCATCACGGCCGGTCGGCTCGCGGGCATCATGCACGTGCACCCGAGCACCCTCACCGGCGTGCTCAAGCGCATGGAGAAGCGCGGCCTGCTCGAGCGCAAGTCGGATCCGCTCGATGGGCGCAAGGCGCTCTTCGCCCTGACGGACCAGGGCCGGAGCATGGACGTGCCGGCGGGCGGCACGGTGGAGTCGGCCGTGGAGCGGGTGCTCACGCGTCTGGCGCGCCCGCAGTTGCAGGCCGCCCAGGAGGCCCTCACCGCGCTGGCCGAGGAGCTGGGCGCCGCGGACGCGACGACCGAGTACGCCCAGGCCACCGCCAGCCTGGGCAAGGACGAGGCGGCCAAGGACGAGCACGGGGCGGACGGCACGCCGCGCTGA
- a CDS encoding class I SAM-dependent methyltransferase translates to MGRAEDEEDLAAYDLPWPARLVVQLWALVLGLVTRLTDALLLLGRPVLARPYVGLWLAERLRSPYRARRSFEVVRALQATGQRMRELIYGETPLLSALWVFRRAGVGRASVVVDLGAGRGRVLLAARWLGARARGVELLAEHVTRMAPWLAPVGISLVEGDAAQADVTDATHVFLNWLALTPQTKARLVARLRTCAPGTRVLTVLHPIEDGDFVRLSGHTVLFTWGLERVWIHEYRPAGPG, encoded by the coding sequence ATGGGCCGAGCGGAGGACGAGGAGGACCTGGCGGCGTACGACCTGCCGTGGCCCGCGCGGCTGGTGGTGCAGCTGTGGGCGCTGGTGCTGGGGCTCGTCACCCGGCTGACGGACGCGCTCCTGCTGCTGGGCCGGCCCGTGCTGGCGCGGCCCTACGTGGGGCTGTGGCTCGCCGAGCGCCTGCGCTCGCCCTACCGGGCCCGGCGCTCCTTCGAGGTGGTGCGCGCGCTCCAGGCCACGGGCCAGCGCATGCGCGAGCTCATCTACGGAGAGACGCCCCTGCTGTCGGCGCTCTGGGTGTTCCGGCGCGCCGGGGTGGGGCGGGCGAGCGTGGTGGTGGACCTGGGAGCGGGGCGGGGGCGGGTGCTGCTCGCGGCGCGCTGGCTCGGGGCGCGGGCGCGGGGCGTGGAGCTGCTCGCCGAGCACGTCACGCGCATGGCGCCGTGGCTCGCGCCCGTGGGCATCTCGCTGGTGGAGGGGGACGCGGCCCAGGCGGACGTGACGGACGCCACCCACGTCTTCCTGAACTGGTTGGCGCTCACGCCCCAGACGAAGGCGCGGCTCGTGGCGCGCCTGCGCACGTGCGCGCCCGGCACGCGGGTGCTCACGGTGCTCCACCCCATCGAGGACGGGGACTTCGTGCGCCTGTCGGGCCACACGGTGCTCTTCACCTGGGGCCTGGAGCGCGTGTGGATCCACGAGTACCGGCCCGCGGGCCCGGGCTAG
- a CDS encoding sulfate/molybdate ABC transporter ATP-binding protein, translating into MSVVVEHLTKQFTQGGTPAVSDVSFTAPSGAITTLLGPSGAGKSTLLRLIAGLELPDAGRVSIAGVDCTHVPVQARGIGVVFQSYALFKHMTVRQNLAFGLETRKLPRRQVAERVEEMLQLVQLEALGERYPAQLSGGQKQRVAFARALAIRPRLLLLDEPFGALDSRVRLELREWLQSLHERTGVTTLLVTHDQAEALEISQHVVVMSEGRVAQAGAPEEIYDRPASPFVASFVGGTSVLRGQVHSGRAEVGSLVVEAPQSAREGEKVHAFIRPHDVKIVKPAQGEEGPTPSRVERLKSVGGYVKVLLKLPTGEAVSVEVPRAEFDDLGVVEGDSVHADVRLAKVFLGDYSI; encoded by the coding sequence ATGAGTGTCGTCGTCGAGCACCTCACCAAGCAGTTCACCCAGGGCGGCACGCCCGCCGTGTCGGACGTGTCCTTCACCGCGCCCTCGGGCGCCATCACCACGCTGCTGGGCCCCTCGGGCGCGGGCAAATCCACGCTGCTGCGCCTCATCGCCGGGCTGGAGTTGCCGGACGCGGGCCGCGTGAGCATCGCGGGCGTGGACTGCACGCACGTGCCCGTGCAGGCGCGCGGCATCGGCGTGGTGTTCCAGAGCTACGCGCTCTTCAAGCACATGACGGTGCGGCAGAACCTGGCCTTCGGGCTGGAGACGCGCAAGCTGCCCCGGCGCCAGGTGGCCGAGCGCGTGGAGGAGATGCTCCAGCTCGTGCAACTGGAGGCCCTGGGCGAGCGCTACCCGGCGCAGCTGTCCGGCGGTCAGAAGCAGCGCGTGGCCTTCGCGCGGGCGCTCGCCATCCGGCCCCGGCTCCTGCTGCTCGACGAGCCCTTCGGCGCGCTCGACAGCCGGGTGCGCCTGGAGCTGCGCGAGTGGCTGCAGTCCCTGCACGAGCGCACGGGCGTCACCACGCTGCTCGTCACGCACGATCAGGCGGAGGCGCTGGAGATCTCCCAGCACGTGGTGGTGATGAGCGAGGGCCGCGTGGCGCAGGCGGGCGCGCCCGAGGAGATCTACGACCGGCCGGCCTCGCCCTTCGTGGCGTCCTTCGTGGGCGGCACGAGCGTGCTGCGCGGCCAGGTGCACTCGGGCCGGGCCGAGGTGGGCTCGCTGGTGGTGGAGGCCCCCCAGAGCGCGCGCGAGGGCGAGAAGGTGCACGCCTTCATCCGCCCGCACGACGTGAAGATCGTCAAGCCCGCCCAGGGAGAGGAAGGGCCCACGCCCAGCCGCGTGGAGCGGCTCAAGTCCGTGGGCGGCTACGTGAAGGTGCTGCTCAAGCTGCCCACCGGGGAGGCGGTGTCCGTGGAGGTGCCCCGCGCCGAGTTCGACGACCTGGGGGTCGTCGAGGGGGACAGCGTCCACGCCGACGTGCGCCTGGCCAAGGTGTTCCTCGGCGACTACTCCATCTGA
- the cysW gene encoding sulfate ABC transporter permease subunit CysW: MHPVTHVPRPAPVRRALASPALVRGALIGAALLFLGVFLVVPLVAVFTFALQKGVGTYLATLQEPETLAAVRLTLLAAAISVPFNLVFGLAAAWLIAHFRFRGRDVLLTLIDLPFSVSPVIAGLIFVLLFGRQGWLGPWLAERGLRVIFAVPGIVLATVFVTFPFVAREVLPVMQAQGQDEEEAALSLGAGGWRVFWHVTLPKVKWGVLYGVLLCNARAMGEFGAVSVVSGHIRGVTNTLPLHAEILYNEYNLAGAFAVASLLTVLALVTLAVKKYVEWRAEAP, translated from the coding sequence ATGCATCCGGTCACCCACGTCCCCCGCCCCGCGCCCGTGCGGCGCGCGCTCGCGAGCCCCGCCCTCGTGCGCGGGGCGCTCATCGGCGCGGCGCTGCTCTTTTTGGGCGTGTTCCTGGTGGTGCCGCTCGTGGCGGTGTTCACCTTCGCGCTGCAGAAGGGCGTGGGCACCTACCTGGCCACGCTCCAGGAGCCGGAGACGCTGGCGGCGGTGCGGCTCACGCTGCTGGCGGCGGCCATCTCCGTGCCCTTCAACCTGGTGTTCGGCCTGGCGGCCGCGTGGCTCATCGCCCACTTCCGCTTCCGGGGGCGGGACGTGCTGCTCACGCTCATCGACCTGCCCTTCAGCGTATCGCCCGTCATCGCCGGCCTCATCTTCGTGCTGCTCTTCGGGCGGCAGGGCTGGCTCGGACCGTGGCTGGCCGAGCGGGGCCTGCGGGTCATCTTCGCCGTGCCCGGCATCGTGCTGGCCACGGTGTTCGTCACCTTCCCGTTCGTGGCGCGCGAGGTGCTGCCCGTCATGCAGGCGCAAGGGCAGGACGAGGAGGAGGCGGCGCTGTCGCTCGGTGCTGGGGGCTGGCGCGTCTTCTGGCACGTGACGCTGCCCAAGGTGAAGTGGGGCGTGCTCTACGGGGTGCTCCTGTGCAACGCGCGGGCGATGGGGGAGTTCGGCGCCGTGTCCGTGGTGTCCGGCCACATCCGCGGCGTCACCAACACCCTGCCCCTGCACGCGGAGATCCTCTACAACGAGTACAACCTCGCGGGGGCCTTCGCCGTGGCGTCGCTGCTCACGGTGCTCGCGCTCGTCACCCTGGCCGTCAAGAAGTACGTCGAGTGGAGGGCCGAGGCCCCATGA
- the cysT gene encoding sulfate ABC transporter permease subunit CysT, with the protein MSARATSASRRVLPGFGLTLGVSWFYLTLIVLLPLTALFLKTFSLTWAQFWETVASPRVLAAYRLSFSAAFFAALANAVFGLLVAWVLVRYRFPGRALVDALVDLPFALPTAVAGLTLTTLYARNGWYGRHLEAFGIQVAFTPLGIGVALTFIGLPFVVRTVQPVLESLDADVEEAAATLGASPWRTFTHVLFPSVFPALLSGFTLAFARAIGEYGSVVFISGNMPLKTEIAPLLIITRLEQYDYAGATAIAGVMLAASFALLLAVNLLQRWSHRRLEARHE; encoded by the coding sequence ATGAGCGCGCGTGCCACCTCCGCGTCCCGGCGCGTGCTCCCGGGCTTTGGCCTCACCCTGGGCGTGAGCTGGTTCTACCTCACGCTCATCGTGCTCTTGCCGCTCACGGCGCTCTTCCTCAAGACGTTCAGCCTCACCTGGGCGCAGTTCTGGGAGACGGTGGCCTCGCCGCGCGTGCTCGCGGCGTACCGGCTGAGCTTCAGCGCGGCGTTCTTCGCGGCGCTCGCCAACGCCGTCTTCGGCCTGCTCGTGGCGTGGGTGCTCGTGCGCTACCGCTTCCCCGGCCGGGCGCTGGTGGACGCGCTGGTGGACCTGCCCTTCGCGCTGCCCACGGCGGTGGCGGGCCTCACGCTCACCACGCTCTACGCGCGCAACGGCTGGTATGGCCGGCACCTGGAGGCCTTTGGCATCCAGGTGGCGTTCACCCCGCTGGGCATCGGCGTGGCGCTCACCTTCATCGGGCTGCCCTTCGTGGTGCGCACGGTGCAGCCGGTGCTGGAGTCGCTCGACGCGGACGTGGAGGAGGCCGCCGCGACGCTCGGCGCCTCGCCCTGGCGCACGTTCACGCACGTGCTCTTCCCGAGCGTCTTCCCCGCGCTGCTCAGCGGCTTCACGCTCGCGTTCGCGCGCGCCATCGGCGAGTACGGCTCGGTGGTGTTCATCTCCGGCAACATGCCGCTCAAGACGGAGATCGCCCCCTTGCTCATCATCACCCGGCTGGAGCAGTACGACTACGCGGGCGCCACGGCCATCGCCGGGGTGATGCTCGCCGCGTCGTTCGCGCTGCTGCTCGCCGTCAACCTGTTGCAGCGCTGGAGCCACCGTCGGCTCGAGGCGCGGCACGAGTAG
- a CDS encoding sulfate ABC transporter substrate-binding protein has product MKARHSRWSVFSLSVWLAGALALPVGCAKSNDAKAEAVTLLNVSYDPTRELYTELNAAFARRWEAKTGVKPILKQSHGGSGKQARAVIDGLDADVVTLALAYDIDMIHDKAGLLPADWQTRLPERSTPYTSTIVFVVRKGNPQNIRDWEDLVRPGVSVITPNPKTSGGARWNYLAAWGHALRAPGGSEAKAREYIAALFKNVPVLDSGARGATTTFAERGLGDVLIAWENEAFLLKDEVGPERFDIIVPSTSILAEPPVALVDQNVDRKGTRQVAEAYLQYLYTEEAQEIAARHHYRPRSAQAQAKVAGHFAPVKLFTIQDVVGGWKQAQQRHFDDGGSFDQLYAPQAR; this is encoded by the coding sequence ATGAAGGCACGTCATTCTCGCTGGTCCGTCTTTTCCCTGTCCGTCTGGCTCGCGGGCGCGCTGGCGCTCCCGGTGGGCTGCGCCAAGTCCAACGACGCCAAGGCCGAGGCGGTGACGCTGCTCAACGTGTCGTACGATCCCACGCGCGAGCTGTACACGGAGCTCAACGCCGCGTTCGCCCGGCGGTGGGAGGCGAAGACGGGCGTGAAGCCCATCCTCAAGCAGTCCCACGGGGGCTCGGGCAAGCAGGCGCGCGCGGTCATCGACGGCCTGGACGCGGACGTGGTGACGCTGGCGCTCGCCTACGACATCGACATGATCCACGACAAGGCGGGGCTCTTGCCGGCGGACTGGCAGACGCGCCTGCCCGAGCGCAGCACGCCGTACACGTCCACCATCGTCTTCGTGGTGCGCAAGGGCAACCCCCAGAACATCCGGGACTGGGAGGACCTGGTGCGGCCCGGCGTGTCCGTCATCACCCCCAACCCCAAGACGTCCGGGGGGGCGCGCTGGAACTACCTCGCCGCGTGGGGCCACGCCCTGCGCGCGCCCGGGGGCAGCGAGGCCAAGGCGCGCGAGTACATCGCCGCGCTGTTCAAGAACGTGCCGGTGCTGGACTCGGGGGCGCGGGGCGCCACCACCACCTTCGCCGAGCGGGGCCTCGGGGACGTGCTCATCGCCTGGGAGAACGAGGCCTTCCTGCTCAAGGACGAGGTGGGGCCGGAGCGCTTCGACATCATCGTCCCCTCGACGAGCATCCTCGCCGAGCCGCCGGTGGCGCTCGTGGATCAGAACGTGGACCGCAAGGGCACGCGCCAGGTGGCGGAGGCCTACCTCCAGTACCTCTACACCGAGGAGGCGCAGGAGATCGCCGCCCGCCACCACTACCGGCCGCGCTCGGCCCAGGCCCAGGCCAAGGTCGCGGGCCACTTCGCGCCCGTGAAGCTCTTCACCATTCAGGACGTGGTGGGCGGCTGGAAGCAGGCCCAGCAGCGGCACTTCGACGACGGCGGCTCGTTCGACCAGCTCTACGCCCCCCAGGCCCGATGA